The segment CCGTAGGAGCGCGGCGGCGGCCGCTGCGACCTCCACCGGGCTGAACTCCTCGAAGAGAGGCTCCAGCACCAGCATCTGCGCGCCCAGGTCGTCCTCGCGCAGGGCGCGGCGCAGCTCCCGGCGGAACGCGGCCAGCTCGGCGGCCGTGGCGGGCGCCGGGTCGGGGAGCCCCACGGCGATGGGCCGTAGCAGGGCCCGCCGGGCGATCTCCCGCAGGTGGCCCAGCTCCCGCGGCTCCAGGAACACCAGCGCGCCCGGGTCGCCGCCGTGGCGGGCGGTGAGCGTCCGCTCGTCGGCGGGGACGTCGTAGCTGATCGTCCGGCCGATCCCGCCCCCGGCCTCGCTCGCGAGCTCTTCGCGGGTGGTGCCGGCGGTGACCACCGCCGCGTCCGCCTCGGGGTCGTCCGCCTCGCCCACCAGGAACCCGCGCAGCGTCAGCGCCTCGGCCACCTCGGCGGCGCGCTCGTCGGTGCGGCAGAAGAGCACGGGCGGAGCCTCGCCCTCGCGCCCCTCGCGCAGCAGCCGGGCGAGCGTGTCGGTCTTGCGCCCCTCCGGCACCAGCGCGTACCCCACGTTCCCCACGAGCGCCGGGGCCTCCGCGTCGGGGACGGCCGGCTCGGAAGGGAAGCGCAGCGCCCGCTTCACCCGCCGGTCCACCATGTCCTCGACTTCCGGCGGCAAGGCCGAGGAGACCACCACACGCTGCGCCTCTCGCGGGGCGTGGTCCATCAGCGTCTCCACCGCTTCCCAGCCGCCCAGCGCGAGGATCTCGGAGGCGCCGTCCACCACCACCGCCTCCAGCGTCTCCAGCTTCGCCGCGGAGCCGTGCACCGCGTCCAGCACGTCTGCGGGGGCGCCGACGAGCACCTCGGCCTGCGAGGGCGGCGTCCCCCAGCTCCCCCCCGCGACGGTCACGCCCAGCTCCACCGCCGCGGCGTACGGCACCAGGGAGAGCGCCGTCCGCTCCGCCGCCTCCGCGGTGGGGACCAGCACCAGCATCCGGGCGCTGCGAACCTCGCCCGCGCCCTCGTCGCCGGCTCCCTCCGCGCCCTCGCCCTCGCCGGCGTCCTCGTCCCCCTCCTCGGCCGCCGCCCGGGGGCGGAGCCGGTCCAGGACGCCCAGCGCGTACGCCAGCGTCTTCCCGGAGCCGGCGCCGGCCCGCGCCACCAGGTTCCCCTCGCGCCGGAGCACCGGGATCACCGCCTCCTGGATCGCCGTGGGATTCTCGATGTCCTCGTCTTCGAGGGCGGCGAGAAGGGGGTCGCGGAGTCCGAAG is part of the Longimicrobiaceae bacterium genome and harbors:
- a CDS encoding DEAD/DEAH box helicase, which translates into the protein MASFEDFGLRDPLLAALEDEDIENPTAIQEAVIPVLRREGNLVARAGAGSGKTLAYALGVLDRLRPRAAAEEGDEDAGEGEGAEGAGDEGAGEVRSARMLVLVPTAEAAERTALSLVPYAAAVELGVTVAGGSWGTPPSQAEVLVGAPADVLDAVHGSAAKLETLEAVVVDGASEILALGGWEAVETLMDHAPREAQRVVVSSALPPEVEDMVDRRVKRALRFPSEPAVPDAEAPALVGNVGYALVPEGRKTDTLARLLREGREGEAPPVLFCRTDERAAEVAEALTLRGFLVGEADDPEADAAVVTAGTTREELASEAGGGIGRTISYDVPADERTLTARHGGDPGALVFLEPRELGHLREIARRALLRPIAVGLPDPAPATAAELAAFRRELRRALREDDLGAQMLVLEPLFEEFSPVEVAAAAAALLR